One segment of Gaiellales bacterium DNA contains the following:
- a CDS encoding MFS transporter: MSTFAAWGPRGRGERKDRDVVETDVPARLDRLPWSRWHWLIVLALGAVWILDGLEVTIVGTVAAQLEKPGTLGLTPSELGLAGSIYVAGAVIGALFFGYLTDRFGRKKLFMITLALYLVATASTAFSQNFLEFALARFFTGAGIGGEYSAINSAIDELIPARVRGWVDLAINGSYWIGTAAGAAASLVLLNPSYFAIDVGWRVGFGIGVLLAFGVLLVRQFVPESPRWLMTHGKAEEAEDIVSDVERKVDDSTDDSLPEPEGTIEVRQRENVGFGPVIKAVFGDYRRRSLLGFMLMVSQAFFYNAIFFTYALVLANFYKVPASSIGYYILPFAIGNFLGPLMLGRLFDVVGRRVMISSTYIISGVGLVVVGYLFQQDSITATQLTVGWSVIFFFASAGASAAYLTVSEIFPMETRAMAIAFFYAVATGIGGIIGPALYGHNIATGNRTTVFYGYLLGAGLMILGGITEIIIGVNAERRGLEDVATPLTAEEA; the protein is encoded by the coding sequence ATGAGCACGTTTGCAGCGTGGGGGCCGAGGGGCCGGGGGGAGCGCAAGGATCGCGACGTCGTCGAGACCGACGTTCCTGCACGGCTCGACCGGCTGCCGTGGTCGCGATGGCACTGGCTGATCGTGCTTGCGCTCGGCGCGGTGTGGATCCTCGACGGCCTCGAGGTGACGATCGTCGGCACGGTGGCGGCGCAGCTCGAGAAGCCCGGGACGCTTGGTCTGACGCCGTCGGAGCTCGGGCTTGCGGGATCGATCTACGTCGCCGGTGCGGTGATAGGCGCTCTGTTCTTCGGGTACCTGACCGACCGCTTCGGCCGCAAGAAGCTGTTCATGATCACGCTCGCCCTGTACCTGGTCGCGACGGCGAGCACCGCGTTCTCGCAGAACTTCCTCGAGTTCGCGCTGGCACGGTTCTTCACCGGAGCCGGCATCGGCGGTGAGTACTCCGCGATCAACTCCGCGATCGACGAGCTGATCCCGGCGCGCGTGCGCGGATGGGTCGACCTGGCGATCAACGGGTCGTACTGGATCGGCACGGCAGCCGGCGCCGCGGCGTCGCTGGTGCTGCTGAACCCGAGCTACTTCGCGATCGACGTCGGCTGGCGCGTCGGGTTCGGCATCGGCGTGCTGCTCGCCTTCGGCGTGCTGCTCGTGCGGCAGTTCGTCCCCGAGAGCCCGCGCTGGCTGATGACGCACGGGAAGGCGGAGGAGGCCGAGGACATCGTCTCCGACGTGGAGCGCAAGGTCGACGATTCGACGGACGACTCGCTGCCGGAGCCGGAGGGCACGATCGAGGTGCGACAGCGCGAGAACGTCGGTTTCGGCCCCGTGATCAAGGCCGTGTTCGGCGACTACAGGCGGCGCTCGCTGCTCGGGTTCATGCTGATGGTGTCGCAGGCGTTCTTCTACAACGCCATCTTCTTCACCTACGCGCTCGTGCTGGCGAACTTCTACAAGGTGCCGGCGTCGTCGATCGGGTACTACATCCTGCCGTTCGCGATCGGGAACTTCCTCGGCCCGCTGATGCTCGGCCGGCTGTTCGACGTGGTCGGCCGGCGGGTGATGATCTCGTCGACCTACATCATCTCGGGCGTCGGTCTCGTCGTCGTCGGCTACCTGTTCCAGCAGGATTCGATCACGGCGACGCAGCTGACCGTTGGCTGGTCGGTGATCTTCTTCTTCGCCTCCGCCGGCGCCAGCGCGGCGTACCTGACGGTGAGCGAGATCTTCCCGATGGAGACGCGTGCGATGGCGATCGCGTTCTTCTACGCAGTGGCCACGGGCATCGGCGGGATCATCGGCCCGGCGCTGTATGGCCACAACATCGCGACCGGCAACCGCACCACGGTGTTCTACGGCTACCTGCTGGGTGCGGGCCTGATGATCCTCGGTGGCATCACCGAGATCATCATCGGCGTGAACGCGGAACGGCGCGGCCTCGAGGACGTGGCCACGCCGCTGACGGCGGAAGAGGCGTAG